Proteins encoded within one genomic window of Gallus gallus isolate bGalGal1 chromosome 1, bGalGal1.mat.broiler.GRCg7b, whole genome shotgun sequence:
- the C7orf49 gene encoding cell cycle regulator of non-homologous end joining, with translation MAAAPKMAAARRRLLPAWMGAAGEGERRARVPGRVGRRRGQKAAATEPRAATVYCMNEAELVEVALGVLAESLQREGAEEKACSGSQEEQDVQQVEEELQAEPSQAPGGTASAEEGSDGSPGPPSPPGAGAEAERTGLNDSEDDALKYVREIFFT, from the exons ATGGCGGCTGCACCCAAGATGGCGGCAGCGCGGAGGCGGCTGCTGCCCGCCTGGATGGGGGCTGCGGGGGAAGGCGAGCGGCGGGCGAGGGTGCCGGGCCGGgtcgggcggcggcgggggcagAAGGCGGCGGCGACGGAGCCCAG GGCCGCGACCGTGTACTGCATGAACGAAGCGGAGCTGGTGGAGGTGGCGCTGGGTGTGCTGGCTGAG AGCTTGCAGCGCGAGGGAGCTGAGGAGAAGGCCTGCAGCGGGAGCCAAGAGGAACAGGACGTTCAGCAAGTggaagaggagctgcaggcagaaccGAGCCAGGCTCCCGGAGGCACAGCCAGCGCGGAGGAAGGCAGCGACGGCAGCCCGggccctccatctcctcctggtGCCGGTGCAGAGGCAGAGAGGACTGGCCTTAATGACTCTGAGGATGATGCTCTGAAATATGTCAGGGAGATCTTCTTCACTTAG
- the TMEM140 gene encoding transmembrane protein 140 gives MAVIASGPTAGFTMVSRKHVGHGTALLRWRYMGHLLCALTILEVAATLGLMIYALLVEAGNLVDLSNKRIGFYNFCLWNETAGKLQCLEVRHLQAMGISWLGIALARVCVYMCPVISFFYPLFLANMRCKDKVEGWRVLLIILITKMLLLSGGLGIFLLQTSPWINLSDFTGGFLALVGILALILLQILTIITHAIWAKHINPHQSPFTEEALPIKI, from the exons atGGCGGTCATAG CAAGTGGCCCCACAGCAGGCTTCACCATGGTATCAAGAAAGCATGTGGGCCATGGAACAGCTCTGCTGCGCTGGAGGTACATGGGGCACCTGCTCTGTGCACTCACCATCCTGGAGGTTGCTGCAACCTTGGGACTGATGATCTACGCACTGCTTGTGGAAGCAGGGAACTTGGTCGACCTCTCCAACAAACGCATTGGCTTTTACAACTTCTGCCTGTGGAACGAGACAGCCGGGAAGCTGCAGTGCCTGGAAGTCAGACATCTGCAGGCCATGGGCATCAGCTGGCTAGGAATAGCACTGGCCAGGGTTTGTGTCTACATGTGCCCAGTCATCAGCTTCTTCTACCCACTTTTCCTTGCAAACATGAGGTGCAAAGACAAGGTAGAGGGCTGGAGGGTATTGCTCATCATACTTATCACCAAAATGTTACTCCTATCTGGAGGCCTGGGTATATTTCTCCTCCAAACCTCACCTTGGATTAACCTCTCCGATTTTACTGGGGGCTTTCTGGCACTGGTTGGGATTCTGGCTCTGATTCTGCTCCAGATTCTCACTATCATTACACATGCCATCTGGGCCAAGCACATAAACCCACATCAAAGCCCTTTCACTGAGGAGGCCTTGCCcattaaaatctga